One Bacillota bacterium genomic window carries:
- a CDS encoding epoxyqueuosine reductase QueH translates to MKLLLHMCCAPCSIYPVSILKEEGIEFEGLFYNPNIHPIEEFKKRKENVEIFSKIENINVFYFDEFDQERWENFDDEKQRCNMCYTTRLEKVALYAAENGFDAFTTTLLVSPYQKHDLIKELGEKFAQKYGVEFYYKDFRLGFRRGQQQAKEMGLYRQKYCGCIVSLRNR, encoded by the coding sequence ATGAAACTGTTGTTACACATGTGTTGTGCACCCTGTTCCATATATCCTGTAAGTATATTAAAAGAAGAGGGTATTGAATTTGAGGGACTATTTTATAATCCCAACATTCATCCCATTGAGGAATTTAAAAAAAGAAAAGAAAATGTAGAAATATTTAGTAAAATAGAAAATATAAACGTGTTTTATTTTGACGAATTTGACCAAGAAAGATGGGAAAATTTTGATGATGAGAAACAAAGGTGTAATATGTGTTATACTACAAGACTTGAAAAAGTAGCCTTATATGCGGCGGAAAACGGTTTTGATGCTTTTACAACAACACTCTTGGTTAGTCCTTACCAAAAACATGACTTAATCAAAGAACTGGGAGAAAAATTTGCACAAAAATATGGGGTGGAGTTTTATTATAAGGATTTTCGCTTAGGATTTAGAAGAGGACAGCAGCAGGCAAAGGAAATGGGATTGTACAGGCAAAAGTATTGTGGATGTATAGTGTCGCTAAGGAATAGATAA
- a CDS encoding DUF2905 domain-containing protein — MFQIMGKYLIIFGIIFVIIGVFLFVGGRIGLGKLPGDIIVRKKNFVFYFPLITCIIISIILTLIFNLIPRFRK, encoded by the coding sequence ATGTTCCAAATAATGGGGAAATATCTTATAATTTTTGGGATAATATTTGTAATAATAGGAGTATTTTTATTTGTTGGGGGCAGGATAGGCCTTGGAAAGCTTCCGGGAGATATAATTGTAAGAAAGAAAAATTTTGTATTCTATTTTCCCCTTATAACCTGTATTATTATCAGCATTATTCTTACTCTTATTTTCAACTTAATTCCCCGTTTTAGAAAATAA
- a CDS encoding N-acetylmuramoyl-L-alanine amidase produces MKKLQVILIILCVTVLSMRPFVRAASLPNYGKLLDVVYFCEGGQEGVFVYFDTIKKHSDFTLSNPDRIVVDFEDSLYGGSTKQINTSGSIIYSVKYAQFEKTTVRVVLYVTGKHEYKIEQGEGYLKIYIDKGSSSGGQNLGDNKPGDNQDERRTDERTDERDNIQSSRGNFERGSIDLPEGISIALTARGSSDEVSIALENLKDYNIFTLTKPDRIVVDIPNVKFSKDQSEVSVSGNLVKSIRYAQYQENLGRVVLDLSEKFLFKVNELEGKLILSIEKPEFKSVTYKNITYNNTGDRVFFSISGAKLTEGGEDLKRYYTARYDSTGKVYTITFPSKYAADLSSGVMKLNDHLFESVTIARNLLTGNTSLIFKAREKLTYVVMTRPQVNDTAITVLKPASKSDKLVVIDAGHGGVEPGATYGKLLEKDLNLDIALRLNELLKKRNINTYMVREDDSFVGLYERAFIANSLNAALFLSIHNNAIGDPSFDGTMTLYYVKSSEGAGFNSYNFAKNVQNSMLKVLGTKDRNVKERSDLVVLKATKMPSALAEVGFMTNAGDRQKLQTEEFRQKAAQALCDAIVKSLSEIK; encoded by the coding sequence ATGAAAAAACTTCAGGTAATTTTAATTATTTTGTGTGTTACGGTATTGTCAATGAGACCATTCGTCAGAGCAGCTTCTTTGCCTAATTATGGGAAACTTTTAGATGTCGTGTATTTTTGTGAAGGGGGACAGGAAGGAGTCTTTGTATACTTTGATACTATCAAAAAACATTCTGACTTTACTCTTTCAAATCCTGACAGGATAGTTGTTGATTTTGAGGATTCTTTATATGGCGGCAGTACTAAACAAATTAATACTTCAGGCAGTATAATATACTCTGTAAAATATGCCCAGTTTGAAAAAACCACTGTAAGGGTTGTTCTGTATGTGACCGGCAAGCATGAGTATAAAATAGAGCAGGGAGAGGGATACCTTAAAATATATATTGATAAAGGAAGTTCTTCAGGAGGGCAAAACCTTGGAGATAATAAACCTGGCGATAACCAGGATGAGAGGAGAACGGACGAAAGGACGGATGAAAGAGATAACATTCAAAGCAGCCGTGGCAATTTTGAACGCGGAAGTATAGATTTGCCCGAGGGCATTAGTATTGCTTTAACTGCCAGGGGAAGCAGTGATGAGGTTTCCATAGCCCTTGAGAATCTTAAGGACTATAATATATTCACTTTAACTAAGCCGGACAGGATTGTTGTTGATATTCCAAATGTGAAGTTTTCAAAAGACCAAAGTGAAGTTAGCGTTAGTGGAAATCTTGTTAAATCGATAAGGTATGCCCAATATCAGGAAAACCTGGGCAGGGTTGTCCTGGATTTATCTGAAAAGTTCCTATTTAAAGTTAATGAATTGGAAGGGAAGCTTATTCTAAGTATAGAAAAACCAGAGTTTAAAAGTGTTACATACAAAAATATAACATACAACAATACAGGTGACAGGGTATTTTTCTCAATCAGCGGAGCCAAGCTTACAGAAGGAGGAGAAGATTTAAAAAGATATTATACTGCCAGGTATGACTCTACAGGAAAGGTTTATACAATAACATTTCCCAGCAAATATGCCGCAGATCTTTCAAGTGGAGTTATGAAGTTAAACGACCATTTGTTTGAATCTGTGACAATAGCTAGAAATCTACTTACAGGAAATACCAGTTTGATTTTTAAAGCCAGGGAGAAACTTACATATGTTGTTATGACCAGACCACAGGTTAATGATACTGCAATAACCGTATTAAAACCTGCATCAAAATCCGATAAACTTGTAGTTATTGACGCGGGGCATGGAGGTGTAGAACCCGGAGCAACATACGGTAAGCTCCTTGAGAAAGATTTAAACTTGGATATAGCTTTAAGATTAAATGAGCTTTTAAAGAAAAGAAATATTAATACGTATATGGTAAGAGAAGATGACAGTTTTGTAGGGCTATATGAGAGAGCTTTTATAGCAAACAGCTTAAATGCTGCTTTGTTTTTAAGTATACATAATAATGCCATAGGGGATCCATCCTTTGATGGGACAATGACCCTTTACTATGTGAAGAGCAGTGAAGGAGCAGGGTTTAACAGTTATAATTTTGCTAAAAACGTTCAGAACAGTATGCTTAAAGTATTAGGGACTAAAGACAGGAATGTAAAAGAAAGGTCGGACTTAGTAGTACTAAAAGCTACCAAAATGCCATCTGCCTTAGCAGAAGTAGGGTTTATGACCAACGCTGGAGACAGGCAGAAATTGCAGACCGAAGAATTCAGGCAAAAAGCGGCACAGGCTTTATGTGATGCAATTGTCAAGTCGTTGTCTGAGATAAAATAA
- a CDS encoding GerMN domain-containing protein — protein sequence MKRCTKRRVIALLIMAVVLITGCGTFDRYEDDRILQTNEGGNNDIDSIDSNDATANSSNDYEGGGEGKLEENNTNTDINNNENKETEEMLIEVYYQDNEGFLVPVTRRVPKQLSIARASINALIDTPMNREEIAYFGLYPILPQETEFTINIKEGIAVIDFNNKVLEYNDQIVEYNIVASVVYTLTQFETVDEVKILVNGYIQQRLRYGTDISENLSRKNILVNTAERKSINLARGMQKLDVYLLKTIKNNVYIIPVSIECMNLNEDNLQGEIIKYLSTPPENQKLFSEVPDNIRLIGSSIKEGLLTLNLSIDIGSYGGTQREYGMISQILYSMRQIDGIDRIRFLIDGEVKDFIEGTEISKPVPLPLSINDIVDI from the coding sequence ATGAAGAGGTGTACAAAAAGACGTGTAATAGCATTACTGATAATGGCGGTTGTTCTTATAACAGGATGCGGCACTTTTGATAGATATGAAGATGACCGGATTCTTCAAACAAATGAAGGTGGAAATAACGATATTGATAGTATTGATAGTAATGATGCAACAGCCAATAGTAGTAACGATTATGAAGGAGGAGGTGAGGGTAAATTAGAGGAAAATAATACCAATACGGACATAAACAATAATGAAAACAAGGAAACAGAAGAAATGCTTATTGAAGTATATTACCAGGATAATGAGGGTTTCCTGGTCCCTGTTACAAGAAGAGTACCAAAACAATTAAGTATTGCCAGGGCTTCAATTAACGCACTCATAGATACACCCATGAACAGGGAGGAAATTGCGTATTTTGGGTTATATCCTATATTACCTCAAGAGACTGAATTTACAATAAATATTAAAGAGGGCATAGCAGTTATAGACTTTAATAATAAAGTACTTGAGTATAACGACCAAATTGTAGAGTATAATATTGTTGCATCGGTTGTGTATACTCTAACGCAATTTGAAACTGTTGATGAGGTTAAGATACTTGTAAATGGTTACATACAGCAAAGGTTAAGATATGGGACCGATATTTCAGAGAATCTAAGTAGAAAAAATATTTTAGTAAATACAGCAGAACGAAAGAGTATTAATTTAGCAAGGGGTATGCAAAAATTAGATGTGTATTTACTAAAGACAATAAAAAATAACGTTTATATAATTCCGGTATCAATAGAATGCATGAATTTAAATGAGGATAACCTACAGGGAGAGATAATTAAATATTTAAGTACACCTCCTGAAAACCAAAAACTGTTTTCAGAGGTACCAGACAACATAAGATTAATAGGTAGCAGTATAAAAGAAGGTTTGCTCACTTTAAATTTAAGTATTGATATTGGTAGCTATGGCGGGACTCAAAGGGAATATGGGATGATTAGCCAAATACTATATTCTATGAGGCAAATTGACGGTATTGACAGAATAAGGTTTTTGATAGATGGAGAAGTGAAGGATTTTATAGAAGGTACAGAAATATCAAAACCTGTTCCATTACCCTTAAGCATAAATGATATAGTTGACATTTGA
- the rph gene encoding ribonuclease PH, with product MRVDGREKSQLRPVKITKNYIKYAEGSVLIEMGETKVICTASIDDKVPPFKKDTGEGWVTAEYSMLPRSTQIRNQRDISKLKLSGRSQEIQRLIGRALRSVVDLKALGERTIIIDCDVIQADGGTRTASITGGFVALVDACKHMIDKGIIERMPIEDFVAAVSVGVVNGQEILDLCFEEDSNAQVDMNVVMSGGGKFIEIQATGEQFPFSRNQLDEMLLLAEEGINKLILIQREVLGPLADEVRGEKNEKSYSCNKE from the coding sequence TTGAGAGTAGATGGAAGGGAAAAATCGCAGCTAAGACCTGTTAAAATTACGAAGAATTATATCAAATATGCAGAAGGTTCAGTCCTTATAGAAATGGGAGAAACTAAAGTTATTTGCACTGCTTCTATAGACGATAAAGTACCACCCTTCAAGAAAGATACAGGCGAAGGTTGGGTAACTGCTGAGTATTCAATGCTTCCAAGGTCAACCCAGATAAGAAACCAGAGAGATATCAGTAAATTGAAGCTTAGCGGTAGAAGCCAGGAAATTCAAAGACTCATAGGAAGGGCTCTCAGGTCTGTGGTAGATTTGAAAGCACTTGGTGAAAGGACTATAATAATTGACTGCGATGTAATTCAAGCTGACGGCGGTACAAGGACTGCTTCAATAACAGGGGGGTTTGTTGCCCTGGTGGATGCATGCAAACATATGATAGACAAGGGTATTATTGAAAGAATGCCCATTGAGGATTTTGTAGCAGCAGTAAGCGTAGGTGTTGTAAATGGACAAGAAATTCTTGATTTATGCTTTGAAGAAGATTCAAATGCCCAGGTAGATATGAATGTTGTAATGTCCGGAGGAGGCAAATTTATTGAAATACAGGCAACAGGGGAACAATTCCCTTTCAGCAGAAATCAGCTTGATGAAATGCTGCTATTGGCGGAAGAAGGCATAAATAAGCTTATATTAATTCAAAGAGAAGTATTAGGGCCTTTAGCAGATGAGGTTAGAGGAGAAAAAAATGAAAAATCTTATAGTTGCAACAAAGAATAA
- a CDS encoding XTP/dITP diphosphatase, with product MKNLIVATKNKGKYQEIKEILADIPFNVISMGELNLDIDIEETGKTFEENALIKARKVCKLTGEIVIADDSGLEVDYLDGAPGIYSSRFGGENATDEEKNRKLLKMLEGVPFEKRKARFVCAIAVVYPEGKHFIVKGICDGYIGFKPEGNNGFGYDPLFYLPEYGMTTAQMEPKEKHKVSHRGKALKLMVEEFRKELSREG from the coding sequence ATGAAAAATCTTATAGTTGCAACAAAGAATAAGGGTAAATACCAGGAGATAAAAGAGATACTTGCTGACATACCTTTTAATGTAATTTCTATGGGAGAGCTAAATTTGGATATTGATATAGAAGAAACTGGTAAGACATTTGAGGAAAATGCATTAATCAAGGCAAGGAAGGTTTGTAAATTGACAGGTGAGATAGTAATAGCTGATGACTCGGGGCTGGAGGTAGATTACCTGGATGGGGCGCCGGGAATTTATTCATCAAGATTTGGAGGTGAAAATGCTACAGACGAGGAAAAAAACAGAAAACTGCTTAAAATGCTTGAAGGGGTACCCTTTGAAAAAAGAAAAGCAAGGTTTGTTTGTGCTATAGCAGTGGTATATCCTGAAGGCAAGCATTTTATTGTTAAAGGAATATGTGATGGTTATATAGGTTTTAAACCGGAAGGTAATAACGGTTTTGGATATGACCCATTATTTTATTTGCCTGAATACGGGATGACAACTGCCCAGATGGAACCTAAAGAAAAACATAAAGTTAGTCATAGAGGAAAGGCATTAAAATTAATGGTTGAAGAATTTAGAAAAGAATTAAGTAGAGAGGGTTAA
- a CDS encoding metallophosphoesterase, which yields MRILVLSDTHGDIDKAREVIKKNSDINLIIHLGDYFRDAQKISDEFPNIPIEYIYGNSDFMIDDTPAEKLLEFEGKRIFMTHGHKYSVKWDYEKLFTKAHEVGADILLFGHTHIAEIVKNGSCFILNPGSISDPRGDSSESYAIIEINSNKVEPKLCYA from the coding sequence ATGAGGATATTGGTTTTAAGTGATACACACGGAGATATTGATAAAGCAAGAGAAGTAATAAAGAAGAATAGTGATATAAATCTGATTATTCACTTAGGTGATTATTTCAGGGATGCTCAAAAGATTAGTGATGAGTTCCCTAATATACCCATTGAATATATATACGGCAATAGTGATTTTATGATAGATGATACTCCAGCAGAGAAACTGCTTGAATTTGAAGGAAAAAGAATTTTTATGACTCACGGGCATAAATATTCAGTAAAATGGGATTATGAAAAGCTTTTCACCAAGGCACATGAAGTGGGAGCAGATATTTTATTATTTGGACATACACATATTGCTGAAATAGTTAAAAACGGAAGCTGCTTTATACTTAACCCTGGAAGCATAAGTGATCCTAGAGGTGATAGCAGTGAGTCCTACGCAATAATTGAGATTAATAGCAATAAAGTTGAGCCAAAGTTATGCTATGCATGA